The following proteins are encoded in a genomic region of Irregularibacter muris:
- a CDS encoding 5-formyltetrahydrofolate cyclo-ligase, with protein MNKSDIRKEIHIKINALSPQEIQEKSERMFEKLYSLPIYKNSTTIMTYVSIRNEVDTHVFIKESIHRGKNIIVPMCKPDTKELILSKLLDLDLDLERGFYGLLEPKANCIRPVEAKNLDMIVVPGLAFTEKGQRLGQGAGYYDRFLSSLSEHVPTIAPTFELQLVDALPTDSHDVPVDYILTENRLISCAEKK; from the coding sequence ATGAATAAATCAGATATTCGTAAGGAAATACATATCAAAATAAATGCATTATCCCCTCAAGAAATACAGGAAAAGAGTGAGAGAATGTTTGAAAAATTATATTCTCTACCTATATACAAAAACTCTACGACCATTATGACCTATGTGAGTATTAGAAATGAAGTGGATACCCATGTTTTTATTAAAGAATCTATTCATCGAGGTAAAAATATCATTGTTCCCATGTGTAAGCCCGATACCAAAGAGCTTATTTTGTCAAAACTGTTGGATTTAGATCTGGACCTAGAAAGAGGCTTTTACGGGTTATTGGAACCTAAGGCTAATTGTATTCGCCCTGTAGAAGCCAAGAATTTAGATATGATTGTGGTGCCGGGCTTAGCCTTTACAGAAAAAGGCCAACGTTTAGGACAGGGGGCAGGGTATTATGATCGGTTTTTGTCTTCCCTATCAGAGCATGTACCTACCATTGCTCCCACCTTTGAACTTCAGCTTGTTGATGCCCTCCCCACAGACTCCCATGATGTACCTGTGGATTATATTTTGACGGAGAATAGGTTGATTTCATGTGCAGAAAAAAAATAG
- a CDS encoding murein hydrolase activator EnvC family protein yields the protein MKRKISIVLMMILFIAAVLPPMAMATNDIKKGQQQLDNANKDKKEVQNKLKEKQEEKKEVKNELATINNKLQDANSKLEKTQADLAVTNQSLEKTKKELSEAEEKLEEQNETLAERVRVMYKNGNIGYLEVLLDSKSFSDFFSRFDVIKTVMNYDYELLTSLETKRNEVETKKEQIEKEQQRMITLKNQLESKAQEVKNLQVSRENYLSKMNTDINEYEKQVKQLEADAASAKRIIQAAMQREQAKQNQSNNAGNNRGSSNSGGSSNNSGGGGQYTGGALLWPVPGRTNISSPYGWRIHPINKVKSFHTGIDIPAPTGHNLLAPADGVVLHSGYLGGYGNTVIVDIGGGKSVLGAHNSRLLVSAGQKVSKGQVIAKVGSTGNSTGPHSHFEVRLNGNHTNPIPYLR from the coding sequence ATGAAAAGGAAAATAAGTATTGTTTTAATGATGATTCTTTTTATTGCAGCAGTTTTGCCACCTATGGCTATGGCGACCAATGACATCAAAAAAGGTCAACAACAGCTTGATAATGCAAATAAGGACAAAAAAGAGGTACAAAACAAGCTAAAGGAAAAGCAAGAGGAAAAAAAGGAAGTAAAAAATGAATTGGCAACCATCAATAATAAATTACAAGATGCCAATAGCAAATTGGAAAAAACACAAGCTGATCTAGCAGTTACCAATCAATCCTTGGAGAAGACGAAAAAAGAATTATCTGAGGCCGAGGAAAAACTAGAAGAACAAAATGAAACCCTAGCTGAACGAGTGCGGGTAATGTACAAAAATGGGAATATAGGTTATTTGGAAGTATTATTAGATTCAAAAAGCTTTTCAGATTTCTTTTCCCGCTTTGATGTGATCAAAACAGTAATGAATTATGATTATGAATTATTAACTTCTTTGGAAACAAAGCGCAACGAAGTAGAAACAAAAAAAGAGCAAATTGAAAAAGAACAACAAAGAATGATTACTCTAAAAAACCAATTGGAAAGCAAAGCCCAAGAGGTAAAAAACTTACAAGTATCTAGAGAAAATTACTTAAGCAAAATGAATACCGATATTAATGAGTATGAAAAACAAGTTAAACAGTTAGAAGCAGATGCTGCCTCTGCTAAAAGAATCATACAAGCAGCAATGCAAAGAGAACAAGCAAAGCAAAACCAATCTAATAATGCAGGGAATAATCGTGGTTCAAGTAACAGTGGTGGCTCAAGTAATAATAGCGGGGGCGGCGGACAGTATACCGGAGGAGCCTTACTATGGCCTGTACCGGGACGCACCAACATAAGCTCCCCTTATGGCTGGAGAATCCATCCCATAAATAAAGTAAAAAGCTTCCATACCGGTATTGATATTCCTGCACCTACTGGTCATAATTTACTTGCCCCTGCGGATGGAGTAGTTCTTCACTCAGGATATTTAGGAGGATATGGGAACACCGTCATCGTGGATATCGGTGGAGGTAAATCAGTATTGGGCGCTCACAATAGTAGACTTTTAGTTAGTGCAGGACAAAAAGTGTCCAAAGGACAAGTGATTGCCAAAGTTGGTTCTACAGGAAACTCCACAGGACCTCACTCTCACTTCGAAGTTAGATTAAATGGAAATCACACCAATCCAATTCCATATTTAAGGTAA
- a CDS encoding S41 family peptidase gives MKNKKKLWLAVILLLIITNTATFLFSNTLSLAFGNKVLLTTDSQDTAIGLKKMVMLKDFLEKNYYQPLEDDALMEGALKGMFDSIGDPYTVYMTPREYNNFMTETEGSFGGIGIQVTIDEKGLITVIAPIEDTPGEKAGLKSGDKIVKVNGEDVIGVELDKVVDKMKGEPGTKVILTIAREGQKDNIEKEITREIIRIKTVKSNTINGDLGYVRISMFDRKTSEDFISQLNTLKGKNIKGLIIDLRGNPGGLLNEVVKIADEILDEQLIVYTEDRAGNKREEFSDKKHKLDIPLVLLVDGGSASASEILSGAVKDTNSGTLVGTTTFGKGLVQDVESLSDGSGMKYTAAEYFTPNGINIHGKGIEPDIVIEMPEALSEEGKTDQSEDPQLKKAIEVLKSKISTQ, from the coding sequence ATGAAAAACAAGAAAAAACTTTGGTTGGCTGTTATTTTACTTTTGATTATTACGAATACAGCTACTTTTTTATTTTCCAATACTTTGTCTCTGGCCTTTGGAAATAAAGTACTCTTGACAACAGATAGCCAGGATACAGCAATTGGATTAAAAAAAATGGTTATGCTCAAGGATTTTTTGGAAAAGAATTATTATCAACCCTTAGAGGATGATGCCTTAATGGAGGGTGCCCTAAAAGGCATGTTTGACTCCATCGGTGATCCCTATACGGTATATATGACCCCAAGGGAATATAATAATTTTATGACAGAAACGGAAGGATCCTTTGGAGGAATCGGTATTCAAGTGACCATAGATGAAAAGGGTCTAATCACTGTTATTGCCCCTATTGAGGATACTCCGGGGGAAAAGGCAGGTTTAAAAAGCGGAGACAAAATCGTCAAAGTCAATGGAGAAGATGTCATCGGTGTAGAGCTAGACAAGGTAGTAGATAAAATGAAGGGCGAACCAGGTACAAAGGTAATTCTTACCATCGCTAGAGAAGGACAAAAAGATAATATTGAAAAAGAAATTACCCGGGAGATTATTCGGATAAAAACAGTAAAAAGCAATACCATTAATGGGGATTTAGGCTATGTCCGAATTAGTATGTTTGATCGAAAAACCTCTGAAGACTTTATCAGCCAATTAAATACCCTAAAGGGGAAAAATATAAAAGGCTTGATCATTGATTTAAGGGGGAATCCTGGAGGTTTATTAAATGAGGTAGTCAAGATTGCAGATGAAATATTAGATGAACAGCTTATCGTCTATACAGAGGATAGAGCGGGGAATAAGAGAGAGGAATTTTCTGATAAAAAACACAAACTGGATATTCCCTTGGTCCTATTGGTAGATGGTGGCAGTGCTAGTGCTTCAGAGATATTATCAGGAGCAGTGAAGGATACCAATTCTGGGACATTAGTTGGGACCACCACCTTTGGAAAAGGCCTTGTACAGGATGTGGAAAGCCTATCTGATGGTTCAGGAATGAAATATACAGCTGCTGAATATTTCACTCCCAATGGCATAAATATCCATGGAAAAGGTATCGAACCTGATATTGTTATAGAAATGCCTGAAGCTTTAAGTGAAGAGGGCAAAACAGATCAAAGTGAAGATCCTCAATTGAAAAAAGCGATAGAGGTACTAAAATCTAAAATATCCACTCAATAG
- the ftsX gene encoding permease-like cell division protein FtsX, whose protein sequence is MTMKIRTFGFFARDVVNNIRRNSLMSLASVGSVIAVLVLMGVFLVFMMNIQYLADTVESTIELKAYLEDELEQDQIKAIEENIKTNKQIGGVELETKEQALKNFSEQIGQREDLMKGLEENNPLPNSFILKLKDPKDAEAVSEFLEDIEGVEEVKYGEEIVDKLLQSTYFARLITLILTIILTAVSIFIISNTIKLTVFARQREINIMKYVGATNWYVRWPFLMEGALLGLIGALFSTLVLGYGYYYFTGLTSNTMISVLSDSLIPASALMTQLTFFFIIMGIIIGALGSILSIRKFLKV, encoded by the coding sequence ATGACCATGAAAATTAGGACCTTTGGATTTTTTGCCAGGGATGTAGTCAATAATATACGGCGAAACTCCTTAATGAGCCTAGCCTCCGTTGGTTCTGTTATTGCTGTTTTGGTACTGATGGGAGTATTTTTGGTATTTATGATGAATATTCAATACCTAGCGGATACCGTTGAATCAACGATTGAATTAAAAGCATACTTAGAAGATGAGTTAGAGCAAGATCAAATAAAGGCTATAGAAGAAAACATAAAAACAAATAAGCAGATTGGAGGTGTAGAATTAGAGACAAAGGAACAGGCTTTAAAAAACTTCTCAGAGCAAATAGGACAAAGAGAAGACTTAATGAAAGGGTTGGAGGAAAATAACCCCCTGCCAAACTCTTTTATATTAAAACTAAAGGATCCAAAGGATGCAGAAGCGGTATCAGAATTTCTTGAGGACATAGAGGGTGTGGAAGAGGTTAAATATGGAGAGGAAATTGTGGACAAGCTATTGCAATCTACATACTTTGCTCGCTTGATTACTTTGATCCTTACAATTATTTTAACAGCTGTTTCCATATTTATTATATCCAATACCATAAAACTAACGGTATTTGCAAGACAGAGAGAAATTAACATCATGAAATATGTAGGTGCCACAAATTGGTATGTGCGATGGCCATTTTTAATGGAAGGAGCTTTATTGGGTCTCATTGGTGCATTGTTTTCGACACTGGTGTTGGGATATGGCTATTATTATTTTACAGGCTTGACCAGCAACACAATGATTTCAGTGCTTTCTGATTCCTTAATACCTGCTAGTGCCCTGATGACACAGCTAACTTTCTTCTTTATCATCATGGGTATTATTATTGGAGCCTTAGGAAGTATTTTATCGATAAGAAAGTTCTTAAAAGTATAA
- a CDS encoding PDZ domain-containing protein — MKPIIDALWMGMTSLTRIIFHPIFWVVLFLVYTQYKKQTPREIKMLGVIRRSALMKTVNSTFHGLIGGLLGSTLMIIIGVSIRQEGLKYLWPIALILFMINARYLCFSYAGGLLSLFSLIFGFPQIDVPGLMALVAILHFVESILIYTNGSEDSLPIILDRGDGKHIGGYSLHRFWPIPIIIMTIMISNQIPSPGQIQMPDWWPIIKPMGELQFREDLIFLILTVVAALGYGDIALTQPPKVKVKKSAIKLGAYSVILLILSILSSRVYEVQWIAAFFAPAAHEFLIWQGRKEEQEGVPLFTIPQRGLRVLEVLEGSAAHKMGIQRGDIIHSINNFPINCEEDILQLLSQFPTFVWVKGEDYKGEGYTKELKAYPYGLRALGVLPLPQYSEIVYTAKEKESIMKRLWNKIKNKNNR, encoded by the coding sequence ATGAAGCCCATAATTGATGCCCTTTGGATGGGAATGACATCCCTTACTCGGATTATTTTCCATCCAATCTTTTGGGTGGTACTTTTTTTAGTGTACACCCAATATAAAAAACAAACCCCTAGGGAAATAAAGATGCTAGGAGTGATAAGAAGAAGTGCCCTAATGAAGACCGTTAACTCCACCTTTCATGGATTAATAGGAGGTCTTTTAGGAAGTACACTCATGATTATTATAGGAGTTTCTATTCGGCAAGAGGGTTTGAAGTACTTGTGGCCTATTGCCTTAATTTTATTTATGATCAATGCTCGTTATCTATGTTTTTCCTATGCAGGGGGACTATTATCTTTATTTAGTCTCATTTTTGGTTTTCCTCAAATAGATGTACCAGGATTGATGGCTTTAGTGGCTATATTACATTTTGTAGAAAGCATTTTAATTTATACCAATGGAAGTGAGGATAGCCTGCCGATCATTTTAGATAGGGGAGATGGGAAACATATAGGAGGCTATAGTTTGCATCGTTTTTGGCCCATTCCCATTATCATCATGACCATAATGATCAGTAATCAAATTCCCTCTCCCGGCCAAATTCAAATGCCGGATTGGTGGCCCATCATTAAGCCTATGGGAGAATTGCAATTTAGAGAGGATTTGATTTTCCTTATACTAACCGTTGTTGCTGCCTTGGGCTATGGGGATATCGCCCTTACCCAACCCCCAAAGGTTAAAGTGAAAAAATCAGCGATTAAATTAGGAGCTTATAGTGTTATCCTCCTGATCTTATCTATCCTATCCTCTAGAGTTTATGAGGTGCAATGGATTGCTGCTTTCTTCGCTCCTGCTGCCCATGAGTTTTTGATTTGGCAGGGAAGGAAAGAAGAACAAGAGGGTGTTCCATTATTTACTATTCCCCAAAGAGGACTTCGGGTGCTAGAGGTTTTAGAGGGATCGGCAGCGCACAAAATGGGAATTCAAAGAGGCGATATTATTCATTCTATTAATAATTTTCCCATCAATTGTGAGGAGGATATCCTTCAACTTTTAAGCCAATTTCCTACCTTTGTATGGGTGAAGGGTGAGGATTATAAGGGAGAAGGATATACTAAAGAATTGAAAGCTTATCCCTATGGTTTAAGAGCCTTAGGCGTTCTTCCTCTTCCTCAATACTCAGAAATAGTCTATACAGCCAAGGAAAAAGAAAGTATAATGAAAAGACTATGGAATAAAATAAAAAATAAAAATAATCGATAG
- the ftsE gene encoding cell division ATP-binding protein FtsE: MIEMIDISKEYKNGHKALKNINIYIEKGEFVFIVGASGAGKSTFIKLLLKEENPTAGKILLDDRDITYLRQREIPYLRRNIGVVFQDFRLLPNKTVYENIAFAMEIIEEHPKNISKQVPMILSMVGLSERANNYPDQLSGGEQQRVALARAIVNKPKFLICDEPTGNLDPKTAQGIMDVLYKINYSGTTIIMATHAKEIVNEAKKRVVILSNGEIVSDQQKGVYDHEN; the protein is encoded by the coding sequence GTGATTGAAATGATAGATATTTCCAAGGAATATAAAAATGGACATAAAGCTTTAAAAAATATTAATATTTATATAGAAAAAGGTGAATTTGTATTTATAGTAGGTGCCAGTGGGGCCGGCAAATCCACTTTTATTAAATTATTATTAAAGGAGGAAAATCCTACAGCGGGTAAAATTTTATTGGATGACCGCGATATTACCTACCTCAGACAAAGGGAAATTCCTTATTTAAGAAGAAACATAGGGGTTGTTTTTCAAGATTTTAGGTTACTACCCAATAAAACAGTTTATGAGAATATAGCCTTTGCTATGGAAATTATTGAAGAACATCCGAAAAATATTAGTAAACAGGTGCCCATGATATTGAGCATGGTAGGACTTAGTGAAAGAGCTAATAATTATCCTGACCAATTATCTGGGGGAGAACAACAAAGAGTTGCCTTAGCCAGAGCCATAGTAAATAAACCCAAATTTTTGATTTGTGATGAGCCTACAGGAAACCTAGACCCTAAAACAGCTCAGGGGATTATGGATGTATTATATAAAATTAATTATAGTGGAACCACCATTATCATGGCTACCCATGCCAAAGAAATTGTTAATGAGGCAAAGAAAAGAGTGGTTATCCTAAGCAATGGAGAAATAGTCAGTGATCAACAGAAGGGTGTGTATGACCATGAAAATTAG